From one Lycium ferocissimum isolate CSIRO_LF1 chromosome 7, AGI_CSIRO_Lferr_CH_V1, whole genome shotgun sequence genomic stretch:
- the LOC132064671 gene encoding potassium transporter 7-like yields MTNEGLDRENGGSMDSTESRWVFQDEYDSEIDSGDRDTVDWDGDDLTPINGMELDSEDYEEEQKLIRTGPRVDSFDVEALEVPGAQKNDFEDVSVGRTILLAFQTLGVVFGDVGTSPLYTFSVMFSKAPANGNEDVLGALSLVLYTLILIPLVKYVLIVLWANDDGEGGTFALYSLLCRHAKVNLLPNQLRSDARISSFRLKVPSPELERSLKIKERLEASLTLKKLLLMLVLAGTSMVIADGVVTPAMSVMSAVGGLKVGVSGVKQDQVVMISVAYLVILFSVQKYGTSKVGLIVGPALFIWFCSLGVIGVYNLIKYDSRVWRAFNPVHIYYYFKRNSTKAWYSLGGCLLCATGSEAMFADLCYFSVRSVQLTFMFLVLPCLLLGYLGQAAYLMENHADTTQAFFSSVPSGAFWPVFLIANIAALIASRAMTTATFSCIKQSTALGCFPRLKIIHTSRKFMGQIYIPVMNWFLLALSLVLVCSISSIYEIGNAYAIAELGVMMMTTILVTIVMLLIWQINILIVLSFVIIFLGLELTFFSSVLWSVGDGSWIILVFAVVLFLIMYIWNYGSKLKYETEVKQKMSMDLLRELGPNLGTIRAPGIGLLYNELAKGIPAIFGHFLTTLPAVHSMIIFVCIKYVPVPLVPQNERFLFRRVCPKNYHIFRCVARYGYKDARKENHHTFEQLLIESLEKFIRREAQERSLESDGDGSDSEEEYSFSRLLVAPNGSVYSLGVPLLSDFKDTGKAVMEETISEELRPGTSSESLVSDAEQSLEKELSFIRKAKESGVVYLLGHGDIRARKDSWFIKKLIINYFYAFLRKNSRRGIANLSVPHSHLVQVGMQYMV; encoded by the exons ATGACGAACGAAGGATTAGACAGGGAAAATGGCGGGTCTATGGATTCGACTGAATCACGTTGGGTATTTCAGGACGAATATGACTCGGAGATCGATAGTGGTGATCGTGATACTGTTGATTGGGATGGTGATGATTTGACACCCATAAATGGCATGGAATTGGACTCTGAGGATTATGAGGAGGAGCAGAAGCTGATCCGTACTGGTCCTCGTGTTGATTCCTTTGATGTCGAAGCTCTTGAAGTTCCTGGTgctcaaaaaaatgattttgag GATGTCTCAGTGGGTAGGACAATCCTGTTGGCCTTTCAGACTCTTGGAGTTGTTTTTGGGGATGTGGGAACGAGTCCCTTGTATACCTTTAGTGTGATGTTTAGTAAGGCCCCAGCCAATGGCAATGAAGATGTTCTTGGTGCATTATCCCTGGTTTTATATACCTTAATCCTCATTCCCTTGGTCAAATATGTCCTTATTGTTCTTTGGGCCAATGATGATGGTGAAG GTGGTACCTTTGCTTTGTACTCATTGCTTTGTAGGCATGCAAAGGTTAATCTTCTCCCCAATCAACTTAGATCAGATGCTCGCATATCAAGCTTTAGACTGAAGGTGCCATCTCCAGAACTTGAGAggtctttaaaaataaaagaaagactaGAAGCTTCATTGACATTGAAAAAGCTTCTTCTGATGTTAGTTCTTGCTGGCACTTCAATGGTGATTGCTGATGGTGTTGTTACACCTGCTATGTCAG TAATGTCTGCTGTTGGTGGCTTAAAAGTTGGAGTTTCTGGGGTTAAGCAAG ATCAAGTAGTGATGATCTCAGTGGCATATCTTGTAATTCTCTTCAGTGTACAGAAGTATGGGACAAGTAAAGTGGGTCTTATAGTTGGTCCTGCTTTGTTTATATGGTTTTGTTCCCTGGGTGTTATTGGTGTCTACAACCTAATTAAGTATGATTCTCGTGTTTGGAGGGCATTTAATCCTGTTCACATATACTATTATTTCAAGCGCAACTCAACAAAGGCCTGGTACTCTCTTGGTGGCTGTCTTTTGTGTGCAACAG GTTCTGAGGCAATGTTTGCAGATCTTTGCTATTTTTCTGTGAGGTCAGTTCAG CTTACATTTATGTTCCTTGTGCTGCCATGCCTTCTATTGGGATATCTTGGTCAAGCTGCGTACCTGATGGAGAACCATGCCGACACAACACAAGCTTTCTTCTCTTCTGTACCAA GTGGAGCTTTCTGGCCTGTCTTCTTGATTGCCAATATAGCTGCTTTGATTGCCAGTAGGGCAATGACCACGGCAACTTTTTCTTGCATTAAACAATCCACAGCTCTAGGCTGCTTCCCTCGCCTTAAGATCATTCATACATCTCGGAAGTTCATGGGACAGATTTATATCCCAGTCATGAACTGGTTTCTTCTGGCGTTGTCTTTGGTGTTGGTCTGCTCTATCTCAAGTATATATGAGATTGGAAATGCTTATG CCATAGCGGAGCTTggagtgatgatgatgacaacAATATTGGTTACTATTGTTATGCTTTTGATATGGCAGATCAACATCTTAATTGTGCTAAGTTTTGTCATTATCTTCTTGGGATTGGAGTTAACATTCTTCTCATCTGTTTTATGGAGTGTGGGAGATGGAAGCTGGATTATACTTGTGTTTGCTGTTGTCTTGTTCCTGATTATGTACATCTGGAATTATGGAAGCAAGCTGAAATATGAAACTGAAGTCAAGCAAAAAATGTCAATGGATTTGTTGCGGGAATTGGGCCCCAACCTTGGAACTATCAGAGCTCCTGGAATTGGCTTGCTTTATAATGAACTGGCAAAGGGAATACCAGCCATATTTGGACATTTTCTCACGACCCTACCTGCTGTGCattccatgatcatttttgtttgtataaaatatgttcCTGTTCCACTTGTACCTCAGAATGAAAGGTTCCTGTTCCGGCGAGTCTGCCCCAAAAACTACCACATATTCCGTTGTGTTGCCAG ATATGGATACAAGGATGCTCGTAAAGAAAATCACCACACTTTTGAGCAACTGCTCATTGAAAGTCTCGAGAAGTTCATACGCAGGGAAGCTCAGGAGCGATCACTTGAAAGTGATGGCGATGGTTCGGACTCGGAAGAAGAGTACTCCTTCTCGAGGTTACTTGTAGCTCCGAATGGAAGTGTTTATTCGCTAGGCGTTCCTCTCTTATCTGATTTTAAGGACACAGGAAAGGCAGTTATGGAAGAAACCATTTCAGAAGAGCTAAGACCTGGGACGTCTTCTGAGTCGTTAGTGTCTGATGCAGAGCAATCCCTTGAAAAGGAGCTCTCATTCATCCGCAAGGCCAAAGAATCTGGTGTGGTCTATCTTCTTGGTCATGGAGATATTAGGGCAAGGAAGGATTCATGGTTCATTAAGAAGCTTatcataaattatttttatgcttTCTTGAGAAAGAATAGTAGGAGGGGAATTGCCAATTTGAGTGTACCACATTCACATTTAGTGCAGGTCGGCATGCAATATATGGTGTGA
- the LOC132064673 gene encoding copper-transporting ATPase PAA1, chloroplastic: MTCGGCSSSVKRILESLPQVSSATVNLTTETAIVWPVSEAKVVPNWQKELGEVLAKHLTTCGFKSNVRDSRRENFFEIFEKKMNAKRIQLKESGRGLAISWALCAVCLVGHLSHFLGANASWIHAIHSTGFQMSLSLFTLLVPGRQLIIDGLKSLIKGSPNMNTLVGLGAMSSFAVSSMAALIPKLGWKTFFEEPVMLIAFVLLGRNLEQRAKIKATSDMTGLLNVLPSKARLVVSGDSGESSSTVEVPSNSLSIGDQIIVLPGDRVPADGIVRAGRSTIDESSFTGEPLPVTKLPGAEVAAGSINLNGTLTVEVRRPGGETAIGDIVRLVEEAQSREAPVQRLADKVAGNFTYGVMTLSAATFMFWNLFGARVLPPALYHGSVVSLALQLSCTVLVIACPCALGLATPTAVMVGTSLGATKGLLLRGGSVLERFSTVNTIVFDKTGTLTIGRPTVTRVVSQGQGHQEDPDGRQDSTSPCQWSEVDILKFAAGVESNTNHPIGKAIVEAAQTANSPKLKVLDGSFTEEPGSGAVGYIDNKRISIGTLEWVKRHGVLENPFQEFDDFKNQSVVYVGVDGVLAGLIYVEDQIREDARHVVESLSKQGINTYLLSGDKKNAAEYVASIVGIPKENVYYGVKPDEKNKFVSRLQKDQKVVAMVGDGINDAAALATAQVGIAIGGGVGAASDVSSIVLMHDRLSQLLDALELSKLTMKTVKQNLWWAFGYNIVGIPVAAGVLLPFTGTMLTPSIAGALMGLSSIGVMTNSLLLRLKFESRQKEIHGPSVIVDIPSDASDSLNQEKLRHPYPTSR, translated from the exons ATTCCAGAAGGGAAAActtctttgaaatatttgagaaGAAGATGAACGCAAAGCGTATTCAGTTGAAAGAAAGTG GTCGTGGGCTTGCCATCTCGTGGGCTTTATGTGCAGTGTGCCTTGTCGGGCATCTCTCCCATTTTCTTGGAGCTAACGCTTCATGGATCCATGCAATTCATTCCACGGGTTTCCAAATGAGTCTGTCTCTGTTTACATTGCTTGTACCTGGTCGACAACTTATTATTGATGGTCTGAAAAGCCTAATTAAAGGATCACCAAACATGAATACATTAGTTGGTCTTGGGGCCATGTCATCGTTTGCTGTGAGCTCAATGGCAGCCTTAATACCAAAACTG GGTTGGAAAACATTCTTCGAGGAACCTGTTATGTTGATTGCTTTTGTCTTGCTGGGAAGAAACCTTGAGCAGAGAGCTAAAATTAAAGCCACAAGCGACATGACAGGCCTTCTCAATGTCTTGCCGTCTAAAGCAAGACTTGTAGTCAGTGGAGATTCAGGGGAATCGAGCTCCACAGTTGAAGTTCCTTCTAACAGTCTGTCTATCGGAGATCAGATCATTGTTTTACCTGGG GACCGTGTTCCAGCTGATGGAATTGTCAGAGCCGGTAGAAGCACAATTGATGAATCAAGTTTTACTGGGGAGCCGTTACCTGTCACTAAATTACCTGGG GCTGAAGTTGCGGCAGGAAGTATAAATCTTAATGGAACACTTACTGTTGAAGTGCGACGACCAGGTGGTGAAACTGCAATTGGGGACATTGTTAGATTAGTAGAAGAAGCACAGAGTAGAGAAGCTCCTGTACAGCGGTTGGCTGACAAG GTTGCTGGGAATTTTACTTATGGGGTAATGACACTTTCTGCTGCCACATTTATGTTCTGGAACCTTTTTGGTGCTCGCGTTCTGCCTCCCGCCCTTTATCATGGAAGCGTTGTTTCGCTAGCGTTGCAGCTCTCATGTACTGTGCTG GTTATTGCCTGTCCATGTGCACTTGGTCTTGCCACTCCTACTGCAGTGATG GTTGGAACCTCCCTTGGTGCCACTAAAGGCTTGCTTTTGCGTGGTGGAAGTGTCCTAGAAAGATTCTCAACGGTGAATACAATTGTGTTTGATAAGACTGGGACACTGACTATCGGTAGACCAACTGTGACCAGAGTTGTGTCTCAAGGTCAAGGCCATCAAGAAGATCCAGATGGAAG ACAAGATTCAACTTCACCTTGTCAGTGGTCAGAAGTTGATATTCTGAAGTTCGCTGCTGGAGTTGAATCAAATACCAATCATCCAATTGGAAAAGCAATTGTAGAGGCTGCTCAGACTGCAAATTCTCCAAAGTTGAAG GTTTTGGATGGATCATTCACGGAGGAGCCTGGATCTGGTGCTGTAGGGTATATAGATAATAAAAGGATTTCTATTGGCACACTAGAGTGGGTCAAAAG GCATGGAGTTCTTGAGAATCCATTCCAAGAATTTGATGACTTCAAGAACCAATCAGTAGTATATGTGGGAGTTGATGGCGTCCTTGCTGGTCTAATTTATGTTGAGGACCAAATCAGAGAAGACGCAAGGCATGTTGTTGAATCTTTGTCGAAACAAGGAATTAATACTTATTTACTGTCTGGTGACAAAAAGAATGCTGCCGAGTACGTTGCATCTATTGTTGGCATCCCTAAGGAAAAC GTTTATTATGGAGTCAAACCAGATGAAAAGAACAAGTTTGTAAGCAGGCTACAAAAGGATCAGAAAGTTGTAGCTATGGTCGGAGATGGAATAAATGACGCTGCAGCCTTGGCAACAGCACAGGTAGGAATAGCTATTGGTGGCGGAGTTGGAGCTGCAAGTGATGTGTCTTCTATTGTACTGATGCATGATCGGTTATCTCAG TTGCTCGATGCTCTGGAGCTAAGCAAGCTAACAATGAAGACTGTAAAACAAAATCTTTGGTGGGCCTTCGGATACAACATA GTTGGAATTCCAGTAGCTGCTGGAGTCCTGCTGCCATTTACTGGAACCATGCTTACTCCGTCAATCGCAGGAGCTCTCATGGGCTTGAGCTCTATTGGCGTGATGACTAATTCATTGTTGCTGAGACTCAAGTTTGAATCGAGGCAGAAGGAAATTCATGGACCATCAGTAATAGTTGATATCCCTTCTGATGCTTCTGATAGCTTGAATCAAGAAAAGTTAAGACATCCATATCCAACCTCCAGATAG